A DNA window from Labrys wisconsinensis contains the following coding sequences:
- a CDS encoding MSMEG_0565 family glycosyltransferase, producing the protein MTRPLRIAILAHSTNPRGGVVHALGLGDALARLGHDVVVHAPDPRGIGFFRPTLCATAGVPARPAGPDTADMVEIRAEDYVRYFEDPTRRGFDLYHAQDGISGNALATLRQRGLLARFARTVHHVDAFADARLAALQRRAILAADQLFVVSALWREHLSQRFGRDSIPVGNGVDRACFRPAPDGREDALRRRLSLGAGPVLLAVGGIEERKNTIRILQAFVEARRIHPSAQLVVAGGASLLDHGAYQARFAEALDASGLPASAVIVAGPIEQADMPALYRVADVLAFPSIREGFGLVVLEAMASGMPVVTAKIPPFTEHLGEDEVVWCDPHAPASIANAVLAALAEPLRSRLITRGFDVAARHDWQRTAAAHIEAYERLAEAAHA; encoded by the coding sequence ATGACCCGGCCCCTGCGCATCGCCATCCTCGCCCATTCGACCAATCCGCGCGGCGGCGTCGTGCACGCGCTCGGGCTCGGCGACGCCCTGGCGCGCCTCGGCCACGACGTGGTCGTCCACGCGCCGGACCCCAGGGGCATCGGCTTCTTCCGCCCCACCCTGTGCGCCACCGCCGGGGTGCCGGCACGGCCGGCCGGGCCGGACACCGCCGACATGGTCGAGATCCGGGCCGAGGACTATGTCCGCTATTTCGAGGATCCCACCCGGCGCGGCTTCGACCTCTACCATGCCCAGGACGGCATCTCCGGCAATGCCCTGGCGACGCTGCGGCAACGCGGCCTCCTCGCGCGCTTCGCCCGCACCGTGCATCATGTCGACGCCTTCGCCGATGCCAGGCTCGCCGCCCTGCAGCGCCGCGCCATTCTCGCCGCCGACCAGCTCTTCGTCGTCAGCGCGCTGTGGCGCGAGCATCTCAGCCAGCGCTTCGGCCGCGACTCGATCCCGGTCGGCAACGGCGTCGACCGGGCCTGCTTCCGCCCGGCGCCGGACGGACGCGAGGACGCGCTGCGCCGGCGGCTGAGCCTCGGCGCCGGACCGGTGCTGCTCGCCGTCGGCGGCATCGAGGAGCGCAAGAACACGATCCGCATCCTCCAGGCCTTCGTCGAGGCCCGGCGCATCCACCCCTCCGCCCAGCTCGTCGTCGCCGGCGGGGCCTCGCTGCTCGACCACGGCGCCTACCAGGCCCGTTTCGCCGAGGCGCTCGACGCCAGCGGCCTGCCGGCCTCGGCCGTCATCGTCGCCGGCCCGATCGAGCAGGCCGACATGCCGGCGCTCTACCGCGTCGCCGACGTCCTCGCCTTCCCGTCGATCCGGGAGGGCTTCGGCCTGGTCGTGCTCGAAGCCATGGCGAGCGGCATGCCGGTCGTCACCGCCAAGATCCCACCTTTCACCGAGCATCTCGGCGAGGACGAAGTGGTGTGGTGCGATCCGCATGCGCCCGCCTCCATCGCCAACGCGGTGCTGGCGGCGCTGGCCGAGCCCTTGCGTAGCCGGCTCATCACCCGGGGATTCGACGTGGCCGCCCGCCACGACTGGCAGCGCACCGCCGCCGCGCATATCGAGGCCTATGAGCGCCTGGCGGAGGCCGCCCATGCCTGA
- a CDS encoding sll0787 family AIR synthase-like protein, with translation MGTGPDLSRLAAALRADPGLAAKADIGLATGRLGLSGAGMVPVGDDCAAIPDGAGYLLFAMEGFINRFVAADPWFAGWCAVMVNLSDIAAMGGRAIAVTDAVWAEGAGQAEPILAGMRAAAERFGVPIVGGHTNLRTDRAQLSAAVLGRARRLLTSFDARPGDRLVMAVDLRGRYREPFSNWEAATDAPAERLRGDLELLPRIAEAGLSRAAKDISQGGVVGTSAMLAECSGVAITIDVGAVPKPEGVALERWLTSFPSYGYLLAVAPGDIATVTGLFAERGIDAAEVGAVAAGSGVAITDGIHTETIRDPRRAPLLGCGPREAAA, from the coding sequence ATGGGCACCGGGCCGGACCTCTCCCGCCTCGCCGCGGCGCTGCGCGCCGATCCCGGCCTCGCGGCCAAGGCCGATATCGGCCTGGCGACGGGCCGGCTCGGCCTCTCCGGCGCGGGCATGGTGCCGGTCGGCGACGACTGCGCCGCCATCCCCGACGGCGCGGGCTACCTGCTCTTTGCCATGGAAGGCTTCATCAACCGCTTCGTCGCCGCCGACCCCTGGTTCGCCGGCTGGTGCGCCGTCATGGTCAACCTCTCCGACATCGCCGCCATGGGCGGGCGGGCGATCGCCGTCACCGATGCGGTCTGGGCGGAAGGCGCCGGCCAGGCCGAGCCGATCCTGGCCGGCATGCGCGCCGCGGCCGAGCGCTTCGGCGTGCCGATCGTCGGCGGCCACACCAACCTGCGCACCGACCGGGCCCAGCTCTCCGCCGCCGTGCTCGGCCGGGCGCGGCGGCTACTGACCAGCTTCGACGCCCGCCCCGGAGACCGCCTGGTCATGGCGGTCGACCTGCGCGGGCGTTATCGCGAGCCCTTCTCCAACTGGGAGGCGGCGACGGACGCGCCGGCCGAGCGGCTGCGCGGCGACCTGGAGCTGCTGCCGCGCATCGCCGAGGCCGGGCTGTCGCGCGCCGCCAAGGACATCAGCCAGGGCGGGGTGGTCGGCACATCAGCCATGCTGGCGGAATGTTCGGGCGTCGCCATCACCATCGACGTCGGCGCCGTTCCCAAGCCCGAGGGCGTGGCGCTCGAGCGCTGGCTGACGAGCTTCCCGAGCTACGGCTATCTCCTCGCCGTCGCGCCCGGCGACATCGCCACCGTGACCGGCCTGTTCGCCGAGCGTGGCATCGACGCGGCCGAGGTCGGCGCCGTCGCCGCGGGCAGCGGCGTGGCGATCACCGACGGCATCCACACCGAAACCATCCGGGATCCGCGCCGGGCGCCGCTGCTGGGCTGCGGCCCGCGGGAGGCGGCAGCATGA
- a CDS encoding Nit6803 family nitrilase — translation MTEPATIRVAAVQIAPDLETRTGTVDRVLAAIAEAAGKGAELVVFPETFVPWYPYFSFVHPPVLTGGEHVRLYEDAVVVPGPVTQAVAEAARRHGIVVVLGVNERDHGSLYNAQLVFDATGELKLKRRKITPTFHERMIWGQGDGAGLKVVDTAVGRIGALACWEHYNPLARYALMAQHEEIHVAQFPGSLVGPIFADQIEVTIRHHALESGCFVVNATGWLTEAQIARISPEEKLRKALTGGCMTAIVSPEGKHVVPPLTQGEGILIADLDMGLIVKRKRMMDSVGHYARPELLSLVLDNRPTAAMHAAAPSFPVLSGSPTDEADDADRPADRGTDQRVAVLRGAPR, via the coding sequence ATGACGGAGCCAGCAACGATCCGCGTCGCGGCCGTGCAGATCGCGCCGGACCTGGAGACGCGGACCGGCACGGTCGACCGCGTCCTCGCCGCCATCGCCGAGGCGGCGGGCAAGGGCGCAGAGCTCGTGGTCTTCCCCGAGACCTTCGTGCCCTGGTACCCCTATTTCTCCTTCGTGCACCCGCCGGTCCTGACCGGCGGGGAGCATGTCCGGCTCTACGAGGACGCCGTCGTCGTGCCCGGGCCAGTGACGCAAGCCGTGGCGGAGGCGGCGCGCCGCCACGGCATCGTCGTGGTGCTCGGCGTCAACGAGCGCGACCACGGCTCGCTCTACAACGCCCAGCTGGTGTTCGATGCCACCGGCGAGCTCAAGCTGAAGCGGCGCAAGATCACGCCGACCTTCCACGAGCGCATGATCTGGGGCCAGGGCGACGGCGCCGGCCTGAAAGTGGTCGACACCGCCGTCGGCCGCATCGGCGCCCTCGCCTGCTGGGAGCACTACAACCCCCTCGCCCGCTACGCCCTGATGGCCCAGCACGAGGAGATCCATGTCGCCCAGTTTCCGGGCTCGCTGGTCGGCCCGATCTTTGCCGACCAGATCGAGGTGACGATCCGCCACCACGCCCTGGAGAGCGGCTGCTTCGTCGTCAACGCCACGGGCTGGCTGACCGAAGCGCAGATCGCCAGGATCTCGCCCGAGGAGAAGCTGCGCAAGGCGCTGACCGGGGGCTGCATGACGGCGATCGTCTCGCCGGAGGGCAAGCACGTGGTGCCGCCGCTGACCCAGGGCGAGGGCATCCTCATCGCCGACCTCGACATGGGCCTGATCGTCAAGCGCAAGCGGATGATGGATTCGGTCGGCCACTACGCCCGGCCCGAGCTGCTGAGCCTCGTTCTCGACAACCGGCCGACCGCCGCCATGCACGCGGCGGCGCCGTCCTTCCCCGTCCTCTCCGGGAGCCCGACCGATGAAGCCGATGATGCCGACCGCCCTGCCGACCGAGGAACTGATCAACGAGTTGCAGTCCTTCGGGGCGCGCCTCGTTGA
- a CDS encoding sigma-70 family RNA polymerase sigma factor, which yields MTGRGTVWQQADGFGIAAVPLRARPLAARVRRWFAARVRRWFAALLRRAAATALPAPVGGSLAWPAEAVSPAGRAPAAGRPAAAERFQALVLPHLDAAHNLARFLARDADAAEDIVQDAFLRAFRSFDDFRGGSPRAWILAIVRNCHHTWRAARRRDPGPWPEGAAGPAGDEIDGETPAEIASREDTPEAALLRRSEAEAVRAVLETLPEPFREVLVLRDLEDLSYREIAEVADLPIGTVMSRLARARTLFAARWRGAGPEDAA from the coding sequence ATGACAGGACGCGGCACCGTGTGGCAGCAGGCGGACGGCTTCGGGATCGCCGCCGTGCCTCTCCGGGCGCGGCCGCTCGCCGCCCGCGTCCGCCGATGGTTCGCCGCCCGCGTCCGCCGATGGTTCGCCGCCCTGCTGCGGCGCGCGGCCGCGACGGCGCTTCCGGCGCCGGTCGGCGGCAGCCTGGCGTGGCCCGCCGAAGCCGTCTCGCCCGCCGGGCGGGCGCCCGCGGCCGGCCGTCCGGCCGCGGCGGAGCGCTTCCAGGCGCTGGTGCTGCCCCATCTCGATGCGGCCCACAACCTGGCGCGCTTCCTGGCCAGGGATGCCGATGCGGCCGAGGACATCGTGCAGGACGCCTTCCTCCGCGCCTTCCGCAGCTTCGACGATTTCCGCGGCGGCAGCCCGCGTGCCTGGATCCTGGCCATCGTCCGCAATTGCCACCACACCTGGCGCGCGGCGCGCCGGCGCGATCCCGGCCCCTGGCCCGAAGGCGCCGCCGGCCCGGCCGGCGACGAGATCGACGGCGAGACGCCGGCCGAGATCGCCTCGCGCGAGGACACGCCCGAGGCCGCCCTGCTGCGCCGCAGCGAGGCCGAGGCGGTCCGGGCCGTGCTGGAGACCCTGCCCGAGCCCTTCCGCGAGGTGCTGGTGCTGCGCGACCTGGAGGACCTCAGCTATCGCGAGATCGCCGAGGTGGCGGACCTGCCGATCGGCACGGTGATGTCGCGGCTCGCCCGCGCCCGCACGCTGTTCGCGGCCCGCTGGCGCGGCGCCGGCCCGGAGGATGCGGCATGA
- a CDS encoding MSMEG_0572/Sll0783 family nitrogen starvation response protein, producing the protein MPAVTKPAHEKGDYFVDYEEKLFEDVKAEPGEKALVTFHTVAFEGSIGFVNLLQATRLKRKGFETSVLLYGPGVTLGVQRGFPKLGDEAFPGHMNFNNQIVKFIEEGGKVYACRFALQALYGHGEPSLIPGIRPISPLDVLDLILLHRKANAFILDTWTV; encoded by the coding sequence ATGCCAGCCGTCACCAAGCCCGCGCATGAGAAGGGCGATTATTTCGTCGACTATGAGGAGAAGCTGTTCGAGGACGTGAAGGCCGAGCCGGGCGAGAAGGCGCTCGTCACCTTCCACACCGTCGCCTTCGAGGGCTCGATCGGCTTCGTCAACCTGCTGCAGGCCACGCGCCTGAAGCGCAAGGGCTTCGAGACCTCGGTGCTGCTCTACGGCCCAGGCGTCACGCTCGGCGTGCAGCGCGGCTTCCCCAAGCTCGGCGACGAGGCCTTTCCCGGCCACATGAACTTCAACAACCAGATCGTCAAGTTCATCGAGGAGGGCGGCAAGGTCTATGCCTGCCGTTTCGCGCTCCAGGCGCTCTACGGCCATGGCGAGCCCTCGCTCATCCCCGGCATCCGCCCGATCAGCCCCCTCGACGTGCTCGACCTCATCCTGCTCCACCGCAAGGCCAACGCCTTCATCCTCGACACCTGGACCGTCTGA
- a CDS encoding Pnap_2097 family protein, whose amino-acid sequence MNHIVRLDEARAPRSPASMPESIVLGMPHLTASGLSEGWLLRELGHRHWLLLAAMAGMAVPDFRDTDGEPVYAAFSALSIRDTAFGEARENDVLTLSSEIARVSRTQVMSRHRLALQDRPIGTVELVSAFVRRAAGGGNHAVARVALGGLPPVEPGAAPGGLAALAAAFRHGRVGAHLGFALGRIAALAQATFDPCPSQDFNGAGFLYFTSFLAFVDRAEWRFARERALSAATIRRDVFFRGNADPGETIRVVLLDERPLPGAFAHRCRIERCGDGAVIADLFSIRRSPDAAPADGRRKFFEGPARRRE is encoded by the coding sequence GTGAACCACATCGTCAGGCTCGACGAGGCCCGCGCGCCTCGATCGCCGGCGTCCATGCCGGAGAGCATCGTGCTCGGCATGCCGCATCTGACCGCGAGCGGGCTCTCCGAGGGCTGGCTGCTGCGCGAGCTCGGGCACCGGCACTGGCTCCTGCTCGCCGCCATGGCCGGCATGGCCGTTCCCGACTTCCGCGACACGGACGGCGAGCCCGTCTACGCCGCCTTCTCCGCCCTGTCGATCCGGGACACCGCCTTCGGCGAGGCCCGGGAGAACGACGTCCTGACGCTGTCCTCCGAGATCGCGCGGGTGTCGCGCACACAGGTCATGAGCCGGCATCGGCTCGCGCTGCAGGACCGCCCGATCGGCACGGTCGAGCTGGTCTCGGCCTTCGTGCGGCGCGCCGCGGGCGGCGGCAACCATGCGGTGGCGCGGGTCGCGCTCGGCGGGCTGCCGCCGGTCGAGCCCGGCGCCGCGCCCGGCGGCCTCGCCGCCCTCGCCGCCGCCTTCCGCCACGGGCGGGTCGGCGCGCATCTCGGCTTCGCCCTCGGCCGCATCGCCGCGCTGGCGCAGGCCACGTTCGATCCCTGCCCGAGCCAGGACTTCAACGGCGCCGGCTTTCTCTACTTCACCAGCTTCCTCGCCTTCGTCGATCGGGCGGAATGGCGCTTTGCCCGCGAGCGCGCCCTTTCGGCCGCCACCATCCGGCGCGATGTCTTCTTCCGCGGCAATGCCGATCCCGGCGAGACCATCCGGGTGGTGCTGCTGGACGAGCGGCCGCTGCCGGGCGCCTTCGCCCATCGCTGCCGCATCGAGCGCTGCGGCGACGGCGCGGTCATCGCCGACCTGTTCTCGATCCGGCGCTCGCCCGACGCCGCCCCGGCAGACGGCCGGCGGAAATTTTTCGAAGGCCCCGCGCGCCGGCGGGAATAA
- a CDS encoding MSMEG_0567/Sll0786 family nitrogen starvation N-acetyltransferase — protein sequence MFEPFAPFVPSGFQVKVAVEPWERAAAARLRRQVFCEEQALFAGDDRDAVDDVAIPLVAVSLFGVAADAVVGTVRIHEAEPGLWWGSRLAVAPECRKVGALGAALIRLAVSSAHARGCTRFLAHVQSQNAPLFQRLHWRTLAEIELHGRPHHHMQADLAFYPPFAAPETGFLALRRAA from the coding sequence ATGTTCGAGCCCTTCGCCCCCTTCGTCCCCAGCGGCTTCCAGGTCAAGGTCGCGGTCGAGCCCTGGGAACGGGCCGCCGCCGCCCGCCTGCGCCGGCAGGTCTTCTGCGAGGAGCAGGCCCTGTTCGCCGGCGACGACCGCGACGCCGTGGACGACGTCGCCATTCCCCTCGTCGCCGTGTCGCTGTTCGGCGTCGCCGCCGACGCCGTGGTCGGCACGGTGCGCATCCACGAGGCGGAGCCGGGCCTCTGGTGGGGCTCGCGGCTGGCCGTCGCCCCCGAATGCCGCAAGGTCGGCGCGCTCGGCGCCGCCCTGATCCGCCTCGCCGTCTCCTCGGCTCACGCCCGCGGCTGCACGCGCTTTCTCGCCCATGTCCAGAGCCAGAACGCGCCGCTGTTCCAGCGGCTGCATTGGCGCACGCTGGCCGAGATCGAGCTGCATGGCCGGCCGCACCACCACATGCAGGCCGACCTCGCCTTCTATCCGCCCTTCGCCGCGCCGGAGACCGGCTTCCTCGCCCTGCGCAGGGCCGCGTGA
- a CDS encoding cupredoxin domain-containing protein, which yields MTISPLAGAVLRGLAGLAALAAAPALAGETAAAAPAAVTVTIDNFSFTPAVATVTPGTTVTWVNHDDIPHTVVETDKAFRSKALDTDDRFSFTFTTPGDYAYFCSLHPHMTGKIIVRPGAG from the coding sequence ATGACGATCTCCCCCCTCGCCGGCGCGGTCCTGCGCGGCCTCGCCGGCCTGGCGGCGCTCGCCGCCGCGCCCGCCCTCGCCGGTGAGACGGCCGCCGCAGCGCCCGCGGCCGTCACCGTGACCATCGACAATTTCAGCTTCACCCCCGCCGTGGCGACGGTCACGCCCGGCACCACCGTGACCTGGGTCAACCACGACGACATCCCCCATACCGTGGTGGAGACGGACAAGGCTTTCCGCTCCAAGGCGCTCGACACCGACGACCGTTTCTCCTTCACCTTCACCACGCCGGGCGACTACGCCTATTTCTGCTCCTTGCATCCGCACATGACCGGGAAGATCATCGTCCGGCCGGGAGCGGGCTGA
- a CDS encoding metallophosphoesterase family protein, with translation MDGSHDTPMLDEDGIDRRGFLECMTWAGTGVLWTLAGGLPQAMGLGKALAAEAATPFTFLQISDSHVGFDKPANPDARATLREAIARIKALPTKPAFMIHTGDISHLSKDQEFDDADQLIKEAGIPVFYVPGEHDLLDDQQGKAYLDRYGKGSRGAGWFSFDHQGVHYVGLVNVVNLKAGGLGNLGAEQLQWLENDVAGLASSTPIVVFAHIPLWTVYPDWGWGTADGAQALALLKRFGSVTVLNGHIHQVMQKVEGNVAFHTARSTAFPQPAPGTAPSPGPMKVPAGELASHLGIATVDFVRGDQPLAIVDRPLAG, from the coding sequence ATGGACGGATCCCACGACACGCCGATGCTGGACGAGGACGGCATCGACCGCCGCGGCTTTCTCGAATGCATGACCTGGGCCGGCACCGGCGTCCTGTGGACGCTGGCAGGCGGCCTGCCGCAGGCGATGGGCCTCGGCAAGGCGCTGGCGGCCGAGGCTGCGACGCCCTTCACCTTCCTGCAGATCAGCGACAGCCACGTCGGCTTCGACAAGCCGGCCAACCCCGACGCGCGGGCGACGCTGCGCGAGGCGATCGCCAGGATCAAGGCGCTGCCGACGAAGCCCGCCTTCATGATCCACACCGGCGACATCAGCCATCTCTCCAAGGACCAGGAGTTCGACGATGCCGACCAGCTCATCAAGGAGGCCGGCATCCCCGTGTTCTACGTGCCCGGCGAGCACGACCTGCTCGACGACCAGCAGGGCAAGGCCTATCTCGACCGCTACGGCAAGGGCAGCCGCGGCGCCGGCTGGTTCAGCTTCGACCACCAGGGCGTCCACTATGTCGGCCTCGTCAACGTCGTGAACCTCAAGGCCGGCGGGCTCGGCAATCTCGGCGCCGAGCAGCTGCAATGGCTGGAGAACGACGTCGCCGGCCTCGCCTCCTCGACGCCGATCGTGGTGTTCGCCCATATCCCGCTGTGGACGGTCTATCCCGACTGGGGCTGGGGCACGGCCGACGGCGCCCAGGCCCTCGCCCTGCTCAAGCGCTTCGGCTCGGTGACCGTGCTCAACGGGCACATTCACCAGGTGATGCAGAAGGTGGAGGGCAACGTCGCCTTCCACACCGCGCGCTCGACCGCCTTCCCGCAGCCGGCGCCGGGCACGGCGCCCTCGCCCGGGCCGATGAAGGTGCCGGCGGGCGAGCTGGCCAGCCATCTCGGCATCGCCACCGTCGACTTCGTGCGCGGCGACCAGCCGCTCGCCATCGTCGACCGGCCGCTGGCCGGCTGA
- a CDS encoding MSMEG_0568 family radical SAM protein, whose protein sequence is MMPTALPTEELINELQSFGARLVDPGAGADSRRGGAGPSDHKALTIDGMTVMVPVHTAPAFQSPYLVERPDAFGRSRVLREGLPIGNVSFPQQPKFYGLKTADGIPYSRIAVLHGRDVLATTVLQTCVRYRSRTKTCQFCAIGQSLAAGRTVERKTPAQLAEVAEAAVRLDGVRHMVMTTGTPPGKDRGAAILAESAAAVKAAVDLPIQVQCEPPDDDAWFACLRDAGADALGMHLEAVTEPVRRRIMPGKAQVPVTRYFEAFRAAVPVFGRGQVSTYILAGLGDGIEDILAACERLVAIGVYPFVVPFVPISGTPLEGHPTPPAPFMHAILQPLAGMLAAAGLRSLDVKAGCAKCGACSALSTYERGQTGRGCA, encoded by the coding sequence ATGATGCCGACCGCCCTGCCGACCGAGGAACTGATCAACGAGTTGCAGTCCTTCGGGGCGCGCCTCGTTGACCCCGGGGCCGGGGCCGACAGCCGGCGCGGCGGCGCCGGGCCGTCCGACCACAAGGCCCTGACCATCGACGGCATGACCGTGATGGTGCCTGTGCACACCGCGCCGGCCTTCCAGAGCCCCTATCTCGTGGAGCGGCCGGACGCTTTCGGCCGCAGCCGGGTGCTGCGCGAGGGCCTGCCCATCGGCAATGTCTCCTTCCCGCAGCAGCCGAAATTCTACGGCCTCAAGACCGCCGACGGCATCCCCTATTCCCGGATCGCGGTGCTGCACGGGCGCGACGTCCTCGCCACCACCGTGCTGCAGACCTGCGTGCGTTATCGCAGCCGCACCAAGACCTGCCAGTTCTGCGCCATCGGCCAGTCGCTCGCCGCCGGCCGCACCGTCGAGCGCAAGACGCCGGCCCAGCTCGCCGAGGTGGCCGAGGCGGCGGTCCGGCTCGACGGCGTCCGGCACATGGTGATGACCACGGGCACGCCGCCCGGCAAGGACCGCGGCGCCGCCATCCTGGCCGAGAGCGCCGCCGCGGTGAAGGCGGCGGTCGACCTGCCGATCCAGGTGCAATGCGAGCCGCCAGACGACGACGCCTGGTTCGCCTGCCTGCGCGACGCCGGCGCCGACGCGCTCGGCATGCATCTCGAAGCGGTGACCGAGCCGGTGCGCCGGCGCATCATGCCGGGCAAGGCGCAGGTGCCGGTGACGCGCTATTTCGAGGCCTTCCGGGCGGCGGTGCCGGTCTTCGGCCGCGGCCAGGTCTCCACCTATATCCTCGCCGGCCTCGGCGACGGCATCGAGGACATCCTCGCCGCCTGCGAGCGCCTGGTGGCGATCGGCGTCTATCCCTTCGTCGTGCCCTTCGTGCCGATCTCCGGCACGCCGCTCGAGGGCCATCCGACGCCGCCGGCCCCCTTCATGCACGCCATCCTGCAGCCGCTGGCCGGGATGCTGGCCGCGGCGGGCCTGCGGTCCCTCGACGTCAAGGCCGGCTGCGCCAAATGCGGCGCCTGCTCGGCCCTGTCCACCTATGAGCGCGGCCAGACCGGGAGAGGATGCGCCTGA
- a CDS encoding MSMEG_0569 family flavin-dependent oxidoreductase has product MTSPAPRQIEVAVVGGGQAGLSISHHLVRRGIDHLVFEKHAAMHVWRTRRWDSFCLVTPNWQCQLPGHPYAGPDPDGFMKKDEILAYLAGFRASFDPPLREGVAVTRVAPRPGGGFDVATSDGAYVAGQVVVASGGYSEPVIPRLAERIPAAVLQLHSEQYRNPQSLPEGAVLVVGSGQSGAQIAEDLHLAGRQVHLAVGNAPRCARFYRGRDVVTWLADMGYYDMPVEQHPLREGVRDNTNHYVTGRDGGRDIDLRRFAREGMRLHGALESLAGTHLTFAPNLRAALDEADRIYNAINASIDRHIAERGIAAPPPSVYTPVWQPAEEEGRSLDLAAAGIAAIVWCIGFRPDFRWLDAPVFNGAGQPRHVRGVTAERGLYFLGLPWLHTWGSGRFSSVARDALHLADRIEAVRHAAAPHDLAVAV; this is encoded by the coding sequence ATGACCTCACCCGCCCCCCGCCAGATCGAGGTCGCCGTGGTCGGCGGCGGCCAGGCAGGCCTGTCCATCAGCCATCATCTCGTCCGGCGCGGCATCGACCACCTCGTGTTCGAAAAGCACGCCGCCATGCATGTCTGGCGCACGCGGCGCTGGGATTCCTTCTGCCTGGTCACGCCCAACTGGCAATGCCAGCTCCCAGGCCATCCCTATGCCGGCCCCGACCCCGACGGCTTCATGAAGAAGGACGAGATCCTCGCCTATCTCGCCGGCTTCCGCGCCTCCTTCGACCCGCCGCTGCGCGAGGGTGTCGCCGTGACCCGCGTCGCCCCGCGGCCGGGCGGCGGCTTCGACGTCGCCACCTCGGACGGCGCCTATGTCGCCGGCCAGGTCGTGGTCGCCTCCGGCGGCTACAGCGAGCCGGTGATCCCGCGCCTGGCCGAGCGCATCCCCGCCGCGGTGCTGCAGCTCCATTCCGAGCAATACCGCAACCCGCAATCCCTGCCCGAGGGCGCGGTGCTGGTCGTCGGCTCCGGCCAGTCCGGCGCGCAGATCGCCGAGGACCTGCATCTCGCCGGCCGACAGGTCCATCTCGCCGTCGGCAATGCGCCGCGCTGCGCCCGCTTCTACCGCGGCCGCGACGTCGTCACCTGGCTCGCCGACATGGGCTATTACGACATGCCGGTGGAGCAGCATCCCCTGCGCGAAGGCGTGCGCGACAACACCAACCATTACGTCACCGGCCGCGACGGCGGGCGCGACATCGACCTGCGCCGCTTCGCCCGCGAGGGGATGCGCCTCCACGGCGCGCTCGAAAGCCTCGCCGGCACGCATCTGACCTTCGCGCCGAACCTGCGCGCCGCGCTCGACGAGGCCGACCGGATCTACAACGCCATCAACGCCTCGATCGACCGGCACATCGCCGAAAGGGGCATCGCCGCCCCGCCGCCCTCGGTCTACACGCCGGTCTGGCAGCCCGCAGAGGAGGAAGGCCGCAGCCTCGATCTCGCCGCTGCCGGCATCGCCGCCATCGTCTGGTGCATCGGCTTCCGCCCGGATTTCCGCTGGCTCGACGCGCCGGTGTTCAACGGCGCCGGCCAGCCCCGGCATGTCCGCGGCGTCACGGCGGAGCGGGGCCTCTATTTCCTCGGCCTGCCCTGGCTGCACACCTGGGGCTCCGGCCGTTTCTCCAGCGTCGCCCGCGACGCCCTTCACCTCGCCGACCGCATCGAGGCGGTCAGGCACGCCGCCGCGCCGCACGACCTCGCCGTCGCCGTCTGA
- a CDS encoding MSMEG_0570 family nitrogen starvation response protein, with product MPEMRFHIRWPDGTAESCYSPSLVVREHLTPGESYPLADFLARVSTALTIASERVAARYGFACSRALGQLARLEAAGRAFAQDPDARVRVESFDA from the coding sequence ATGCCTGAGATGCGCTTTCATATCCGCTGGCCCGACGGCACCGCGGAGAGCTGCTACTCCCCCTCGCTGGTGGTGAGGGAGCACCTGACACCCGGCGAGAGCTACCCGCTCGCCGATTTCCTCGCCCGCGTCAGCACCGCCCTCACCATCGCCAGCGAGCGGGTCGCCGCCCGCTACGGCTTCGCCTGCTCGCGCGCGCTCGGCCAGCTCGCGCGGCTGGAGGCGGCAGGCCGAGCCTTTGCCCAGGATCCGGACGCCCGCGTCCGGGTCGAGTCCTTCGACGCTTGA